A genomic stretch from Pseudomonas mendocina includes:
- a CDS encoding PA4780 family RIO1-like protein kinase, whose product MKTPKRIEPLVEAGLVDEVVRPLMSGKEAAVYVVRCGDELRCAKVYKEANKRSFRQASEYQEGRKVRNSRDARAMAKGSKYGRKEQEDAWQSAEVSALYRLADAGVRVPKPYDFLDGVLLMEMVDDGEGDAAPRLNDIDLLPEDAREFHAMMIQEVVKMLCAGLVHGDLSEFNVLMAPDGPVIIDLPQAVDAAGNNHAFKMLDRDVRNMAEYFGQFAPELKYTQYAKEMWALYQAGELRPDSQLTGEFASSESKADIDSVMREIKAALAEEARRQAMLKSDDDSPAEPTPPWAK is encoded by the coding sequence ATGAAGACGCCAAAACGTATTGAGCCCCTGGTCGAAGCCGGGCTGGTCGATGAAGTGGTACGTCCGCTGATGAGTGGCAAGGAAGCAGCGGTGTATGTGGTGCGGTGTGGTGATGAGCTGCGTTGCGCCAAAGTTTACAAGGAGGCAAACAAGCGTAGTTTTCGTCAGGCCTCTGAATATCAGGAAGGCCGCAAGGTCCGTAACAGCCGTGATGCCCGCGCCATGGCCAAAGGCTCGAAATACGGACGTAAGGAGCAGGAGGATGCTTGGCAAAGCGCTGAAGTGTCGGCGCTGTATCGCTTGGCGGACGCGGGAGTACGGGTACCTAAGCCCTACGATTTTCTCGATGGCGTGTTGTTGATGGAAATGGTCGATGATGGTGAGGGGGATGCAGCTCCGCGCCTGAACGATATTGACCTGCTGCCCGAAGACGCGCGGGAGTTTCACGCCATGATGATTCAGGAGGTGGTGAAGATGCTTTGCGCCGGTTTGGTGCACGGCGACCTGTCCGAATTCAACGTGCTGATGGCCCCGGATGGCCCGGTCATTATTGACTTGCCGCAGGCCGTCGATGCTGCGGGTAACAACCATGCCTTCAAAATGCTGGATCGGGATGTGCGCAACATGGCGGAGTATTTTGGCCAGTTTGCCCCTGAGCTGAAATACACCCAATACGCTAAAGAAATGTGGGCCTTGTATCAGGCCGGTGAGCTGCGTCCGGACTCACAACTGACGGGTGAGTTTGCCAGCTCTGAGAGTAAGGCTGACATTGATTCGGTGATGCGCGAGATCAAAGCTGCGCTGGCCGAAGAGGCACGTCGTCAGGCGATGTTGAAGTCGGATGATGACAGCCCGGCAGAGCCGACGCCGCCCTGGGCGAAGTAA
- a CDS encoding LysR family transcriptional regulator: protein MEQLKRMAVFATVVDKGSMVAAADALGMTASAVSQHIRKLEQSTQVSLLHRTTRKLTLTEAGTTFYKSCAQVLALAEEAQQRLAELRDAPVGELRIAAPVGFSGAFISNALAPLLQAHPGLTLRLMFHDEQIDLVEQRIDLAIRIGTLDDSSLVARYIGESRMVLCAAPNYLMRRPPILSPDDLYSCDWLGLNADGANASHLQLIGPDEQVVKLRLESRVSCNNILAVRNFTLAGMGISMQPEQEIHTELERGSLRQILEPWRFPAHGVYLVTPRRDAQPAKVRYAIEALRKHLLLR from the coding sequence ATGGAACAGTTAAAGCGCATGGCTGTGTTCGCTACCGTGGTGGACAAAGGCTCTATGGTGGCGGCTGCTGATGCATTGGGAATGACGGCTTCGGCAGTCAGCCAGCATATTCGCAAGCTTGAGCAGAGCACGCAGGTCAGCCTGCTCCACCGCACCACGCGAAAACTGACGCTGACCGAAGCCGGGACGACCTTCTACAAGAGCTGTGCGCAGGTGTTGGCCCTTGCTGAGGAGGCTCAGCAGCGTTTAGCTGAGTTACGCGATGCCCCTGTTGGGGAACTGCGTATCGCTGCGCCCGTCGGGTTTTCTGGCGCGTTCATAAGCAATGCCCTGGCACCCTTGCTGCAAGCCCATCCCGGGCTGACCTTGCGCCTGATGTTCCATGATGAGCAGATTGATCTGGTCGAGCAGCGAATTGATTTAGCTATACGTATTGGCACGTTGGATGACTCAAGTCTCGTGGCTCGGTATATCGGCGAATCACGTATGGTCCTTTGCGCTGCGCCTAACTACCTGATGCGTCGGCCTCCTATCCTCAGTCCCGATGATTTGTACAGCTGTGACTGGCTGGGCTTGAATGCCGATGGCGCCAATGCAAGCCACTTGCAGCTCATCGGGCCGGATGAGCAGGTGGTCAAACTCCGTTTGGAGAGCCGTGTCAGTTGCAACAACATTTTGGCTGTTCGCAACTTCACTCTGGCGGGGATGGGAATATCCATGCAACCGGAGCAGGAGATTCATACCGAACTGGAGCGCGGCAGCCTGCGTCAAATACTTGAGCCGTGGCGCTTTCCTGCTCACGGTGTGTACTTGGTCACGCCGCGCAGGGATGCACAGCCCGCTAAGGTTCGCTATGCGATTGAGGCTTTGCGCAAACATTTATTGCTTCGCTGA
- a CDS encoding NAD(P)-dependent oxidoreductase, giving the protein MKIALIGATGFVGSAVLQEALNRGHQVTGLVRNTDKLPEHPALTALASDVYDTAALANQLAEHDAVVHAFSPGMSTADVRQKFVEGTQSIIDATKKAQLQRLFIVGGAGSLYVAPNVQLLDTPDFPAAYREGAEGARQALNMIQQEHNLAWTLISPPALLTPGERTGNFRLGGDHLLMNGEQPASITVADLAVAIVDELERPHHLRQRFTAGY; this is encoded by the coding sequence ATGAAAATTGCACTCATCGGCGCTACTGGATTCGTAGGTTCTGCTGTCCTGCAAGAAGCTCTCAACCGAGGCCATCAAGTCACCGGCCTGGTTCGCAACACTGACAAACTGCCTGAGCATCCAGCGCTGACCGCCCTGGCTAGCGATGTGTACGACACAGCAGCCCTGGCCAACCAACTGGCAGAACATGACGCCGTTGTACATGCATTCAGCCCTGGCATGAGCACAGCGGATGTGCGCCAAAAGTTCGTTGAAGGGACACAGTCCATTATCGACGCCACCAAAAAAGCGCAGCTACAGCGTCTGTTCATTGTCGGCGGCGCAGGCAGCCTGTATGTAGCGCCCAATGTTCAACTGCTGGATACCCCTGATTTTCCGGCGGCGTACCGCGAAGGTGCAGAAGGCGCACGCCAAGCACTGAATATGATTCAGCAAGAGCACAATCTGGCCTGGACGTTGATCTCCCCTCCGGCCCTCCTCACTCCGGGCGAGCGTACGGGCAACTTCCGCCTGGGCGGAGACCATTTGTTGATGAATGGTGAGCAACCGGCTTCTATCACTGTCGCGGACCTCGCCGTGGCGATTGTTGATGAACTGGAACGTCCTCATCACCTGCGTCAGCGCTTCACTGCTGGCTATTGA
- a CDS encoding DUF2218 domain-containing protein, protein MSFESSAYVETDTPARYISRLCKHFAHKVPVTFDEREGRIEFDKGLGILRAENNGLRLSVHADNQDDLPYLQDVVGRHFERFAWQAELTLDWQ, encoded by the coding sequence ATGTCATTTGAATCCAGCGCTTATGTCGAAACTGATACGCCAGCTCGCTATATCAGCCGCCTGTGCAAACACTTTGCACATAAGGTGCCCGTTACCTTCGATGAGCGGGAGGGACGTATCGAGTTCGATAAAGGACTAGGAATATTGCGGGCCGAAAACAATGGCCTGCGTCTGAGCGTGCACGCTGACAACCAAGATGACCTTCCGTATTTGCAAGACGTAGTGGGGAGGCATTTTGAAAGGTTCGCCTGGCAAGCTGAGCTGACCTTAGATTGGCAATAG
- a CDS encoding methylated-DNA--[protein]-cysteine S-methyltransferase, protein MLTPEQCWKAICDRDASHDGEFVFAVSSTGIYCRPSCPARRPKREHVSFYPTPEAAVAAGYRPCKRCSPQGQSPAQQLDTMVQAACDLLSQQPLTLDQLATRIGFSASHLSRAFKARTGMTPHAWAKAHEREKMDRTAMLSNTGNGRKQALPEQIRYAIADCTLGLTLMACSEKGVCAVLFADSPDALEHELHQRFPTARLEQDDHGLKDLLGELLRQIREPQRAAHLPLDIRGTAFQQQIWNKLREIPSGQTRTYAQLATEVGSHPRAVARACASNPLGLIVPCHRVIASNGNLSGYRWGLARKQAILDQEKQATATAPTVDI, encoded by the coding sequence ATGCTCACGCCCGAACAATGCTGGAAGGCCATCTGTGACCGCGATGCCTCACATGACGGCGAGTTTGTATTTGCAGTCAGCAGCACAGGCATCTATTGCCGCCCCAGCTGCCCAGCACGACGGCCGAAGCGTGAGCATGTCAGTTTCTACCCCACCCCCGAGGCAGCTGTAGCTGCCGGTTACCGCCCATGCAAACGCTGCTCACCTCAAGGGCAAAGCCCTGCACAGCAGCTGGATACCATGGTGCAGGCCGCCTGTGATCTGCTTAGCCAGCAGCCACTGACGCTCGATCAACTCGCCACACGCATCGGTTTTTCTGCATCCCATTTAAGCCGCGCTTTTAAAGCTCGAACGGGGATGACGCCACACGCTTGGGCCAAAGCGCATGAACGCGAAAAAATGGATAGGACTGCGATGCTTTCAAACACTGGCAATGGCCGTAAACAGGCTTTGCCTGAGCAGATCCGCTATGCCATTGCCGACTGCACGCTGGGCCTGACGCTGATGGCCTGTAGTGAGAAAGGCGTCTGCGCCGTGCTATTCGCTGACAGTCCAGACGCTCTCGAGCACGAGCTGCACCAGCGCTTTCCAACAGCCCGCCTTGAGCAAGATGATCACGGCTTAAAGGATTTGCTTGGAGAGCTGTTAAGGCAAATCCGCGAACCCCAGCGCGCTGCACATCTGCCGCTGGATATTCGCGGTACCGCGTTTCAACAACAGATCTGGAACAAGCTGCGGGAAATTCCCAGCGGTCAAACCCGGACCTATGCCCAGCTCGCCACCGAGGTCGGTAGCCATCCTCGCGCCGTCGCCCGTGCCTGTGCCAGCAACCCTCTGGGGCTGATCGTTCCCTGCCACCGGGTCATCGCCAGTAACGGCAATCTGTCTGGCTATCGCTGGGGGCTGGCACGCAAGCAGGCGATCTTGGATCAGGAGAAACAGGCGACTGCCACCGCCCCAACGGTGGATATATAA
- a CDS encoding acetyl-CoA C-acetyltransferase, which yields MSQLRRVAIIGGNRIPFARSNTVYATASNQEMLTSALDGLVERFNLHGERLGEVVAGAVLKHSRDFNLTRETVLSTRLAPETPAYDIQQACGTGLEAALLVANKIALGQIECGVAGGVDTTSDAPIGVNEGLRRILLEANRSKTTADKIKTLLKIRPKHLAPAIPRNGEPRTGLSMGEHCELMAKTWGIPRDEQDQLAFASHQKLAASYAEGWHDDLLTPYLGLTRDQNLRPDISLEKLATLKPCFDRSAQGTLTPANSTPLTDGASVVLLASEEWAKARGLPILAYWKDGEAAAVDFVSGKEGLLMAPAYAVPRLLARNNLTLQDFDYYEIHEAFAAQVLCTLKAWEDAEYCKTRLGLEAPLGSIDRSKLNVKGSSLAAGHPFAATGGRIVANLAKLLSVAEQGRGLISICAAGGQGVTAILEK from the coding sequence ATGAGTCAGTTGCGCCGTGTCGCCATTATCGGGGGGAACCGTATTCCGTTCGCCCGCTCGAACACCGTCTATGCCACGGCGAGTAATCAGGAGATGCTCACCAGCGCCTTGGACGGCCTCGTGGAACGCTTTAACCTGCATGGCGAACGCCTCGGCGAAGTGGTTGCGGGTGCTGTGCTCAAGCACTCCCGGGACTTCAACCTGACCCGCGAAACGGTACTCAGCACGCGTTTGGCACCGGAGACACCGGCCTACGATATTCAGCAAGCCTGCGGAACTGGGTTGGAAGCCGCTCTGCTGGTGGCTAACAAGATCGCTCTTGGGCAAATTGAGTGCGGCGTTGCTGGTGGTGTGGATACCACCTCTGATGCACCGATTGGCGTCAATGAGGGTTTGCGCCGGATTTTGTTGGAGGCCAATCGCAGCAAGACTACCGCCGACAAGATCAAAACCTTACTGAAGATTCGCCCCAAGCATCTGGCCCCTGCGATTCCGCGTAATGGTGAACCGCGTACCGGGTTATCCATGGGCGAGCATTGCGAGCTGATGGCCAAAACCTGGGGCATTCCACGTGATGAGCAGGACCAGCTGGCCTTCGCCAGCCACCAGAAACTGGCTGCCTCTTATGCGGAGGGCTGGCACGACGACCTGCTCACGCCTTATTTGGGCCTGACACGCGACCAGAACCTGCGCCCGGATATCAGCCTGGAAAAGCTCGCCACGCTCAAGCCTTGCTTTGACCGCAGCGCTCAGGGAACCCTGACGCCAGCCAACTCGACGCCGCTGACGGATGGTGCCTCTGTGGTGTTGCTGGCATCGGAGGAGTGGGCCAAGGCCCGGGGCTTGCCGATTTTGGCGTACTGGAAAGACGGTGAAGCCGCTGCGGTGGATTTTGTCAGCGGCAAGGAAGGGTTGCTGATGGCCCCAGCCTATGCGGTGCCGCGCTTGCTGGCTCGTAACAACCTGACGCTGCAGGATTTCGATTACTACGAAATCCACGAGGCCTTTGCTGCGCAGGTGTTGTGCACTCTCAAGGCTTGGGAAGACGCAGAATACTGCAAAACCCGTCTGGGCCTTGAGGCACCGTTGGGTTCGATTGACCGCAGCAAGCTGAACGTAAAGGGCAGCTCTCTGGCGGCCGGGCACCCGTTTGCGGCGACCGGTGGTCGGATCGTTGCGAACCTGGCTAAGCTGCTTTCCGTGGCGGAACAAGGTCGCGGTTTGATCTCAATTTGCGCAGCAGGCGGCCAAGGTGTGACTGCGATTCTGGAAAAGTAA
- a CDS encoding 3-oxoacyl-ACP reductase — protein sequence MSDRYLAFANSNAGRRLVSALGLPAPLHLERWQAGSSQPLEGALLVGGAGSLAHAVLGFAHKLTRFFFVQGENLGDTPSWNGEQDGKLKALVFDASYLTRFEQLIELRNFFQPALKNLDTCPRVVVLGRAPESLDDPIAASVQRSLEGFTRSLGKEIRRGGAVQLLYVAPDAEDQLEGALRFFLSAKSAYVSGQVLRLSACSTHVNDWTRPLAGKKALVTGASRGIGAAIAEVLARDGADVVLLDVPAAKDALDALASRLGGRGLALDICAEDAAQKLVEALPQGLDIVVHNAGITRDKTLAKMSEDFWNSVINVNLNAPQVLTQALLESGKLHDNARVVLIASISGIAGNMGQTNYAVSKAGVIGLAQAWAPALAERGISINAVAPGFIETQMTAAIPLTIREAGRRMNSMGQGGLPQDVAEAVAWFAQPGSGAVSGQVLRVCGQSLLGA from the coding sequence ATGTCTGACCGTTATCTCGCCTTCGCCAACTCCAATGCCGGCCGCAGACTGGTCAGCGCCCTGGGTCTGCCAGCACCGTTGCACCTGGAGCGCTGGCAGGCCGGAAGCAGCCAACCGCTGGAGGGTGCCTTGCTAGTCGGTGGAGCTGGCTCGTTAGCACATGCAGTGCTCGGATTTGCCCATAAGCTGACTCGGTTTTTCTTTGTCCAGGGTGAAAACCTAGGCGATACGCCCAGCTGGAATGGCGAGCAGGATGGAAAGCTAAAGGCTCTGGTCTTCGATGCCAGCTATCTGACACGCTTCGAGCAACTGATCGAATTACGCAACTTCTTCCAACCTGCCCTGAAAAACCTGGATACCTGCCCTCGCGTGGTGGTACTGGGACGTGCTCCGGAAAGCCTGGACGATCCTATTGCCGCCAGCGTACAGCGCTCACTGGAGGGCTTCACCCGCTCACTCGGCAAGGAAATCCGCCGGGGTGGCGCAGTCCAGCTGCTGTATGTGGCGCCAGACGCAGAGGATCAACTGGAGGGCGCGCTGCGTTTCTTCCTGTCAGCCAAAAGTGCGTACGTATCCGGACAGGTGCTTCGCCTATCGGCCTGCTCGACGCACGTCAATGACTGGACACGTCCTCTGGCTGGGAAAAAGGCGCTGGTAACCGGCGCCTCCCGTGGAATCGGCGCTGCCATTGCCGAAGTCTTAGCCCGTGACGGTGCGGACGTGGTGCTGCTTGATGTACCTGCCGCCAAAGACGCGCTCGACGCGCTTGCCTCACGGCTCGGAGGTCGCGGTCTGGCGCTGGATATCTGCGCAGAGGACGCGGCGCAGAAACTGGTCGAGGCCTTGCCACAGGGGCTGGATATTGTCGTGCACAACGCCGGTATCACCCGTGACAAGACCCTGGCGAAGATGAGCGAAGACTTTTGGAACTCAGTCATTAACGTCAACCTCAATGCGCCGCAAGTGCTGACTCAAGCCCTGCTTGAAAGCGGCAAACTGCATGACAACGCCCGCGTAGTGCTGATTGCCTCCATCAGCGGCATTGCCGGAAACATGGGGCAGACCAACTATGCCGTGAGCAAAGCGGGCGTGATTGGTCTGGCTCAAGCCTGGGCCCCGGCCCTGGCTGAGCGCGGCATCAGCATCAATGCGGTCGCGCCGGGCTTTATCGAGACACAGATGACCGCCGCCATCCCGCTGACCATCCGCGAAGCCGGACGACGCATGAACTCCATGGGCCAGGGTGGCCTGCCGCAGGATGTGGCAGAAGCCGTGGCTTGGTTCGCCCAACCGGGTTCCGGCGCTGTGAGCGGTCAGGTGCTGCGTGTTTGCGGTCAAAGCCTGCTGGGAGCCTGA